The following nucleotide sequence is from Paenibacillus odorifer.
CGACCGTGGATGAATATGGAGTAATGATACACAATCTTTTTCACATGTCAGGTATATCTGTCAAAGACGTTGAAGGTGTAATTATATCTTCGGTTGTTCCACCACTGGTTAAGACTATTGAGGATATGTGTATTAAATATATAGGGAAAGACCCATTGATTGTTGGACCAGGGATTAAGACGGGGCTTAACTTACGTTATGAGAATCCGCGTGAAATTGGCGCAGACCGGATTGTTAATGCAGTTGCTGCGATTGAACAATACAAATGTCCACTTGTGGTTGTTGATTTTGGTACGGCTACGACTTTTGATTGCATTGATGCAGGTGCTAATTATCTTGGTGGCGCGATAGTTCCTGGTCTAGGCATTTCAACAGAGGCATTATACCAGCGGGCATCTAAGCTGCCGCGAATTGAATTGGAGAAGCCTAAAAAGGTCATCGGGCGTAATACGGTGCATGCGATGCAGGCCGGAATTATTTTTGGCTATGCGGGTCAGGTTGAGGGCATCGTTAAACGAATTAAAGTCGAGATGAACGCTCCCGAACTGAAGGTTATTTCGACCGGAGGCCTCGCCTCGCTAATTGCGGGTGAAACGGACTGTATTGATGAAGTAAATCCTATGTTAACGCTAGAAGGATTAAGAATTATTTACGATCGTAACCAATAAAGATAAAGAAGCCTAAAAGGCGAAGAGATAGGAGGGCTATGCACCCAATGGAAAAAAAGAAGGATCGACTAATCCGTGGCACGGCTCTTAATGGTAAAGTGAGAGCGTTTGCTGTCCGCACAACTGAATTGGTTGAAGAACTGAGACGCAGACACGATACGTATCCAACGGCTACAGCCGCAATGGGACGTACAGTTACCGCTGCAGCCATGATGGGCGCTATGCTCAAGGGTAGTGAGAAGCTGAGTATTATGGTTAAAGGGAATGGACCGATCGGACAAATCGTTGCAGAATCCAATGCATTGGGAGAAGTGCGTGGTTATGTGCATAATCCGCACATTCATTTACCGAGCAATAGCATGGGGAAACTGGATGTAGCTGGAGCGGTGGGAACTGAAGGGTTCATTGATGTTATAAAAGATTTAGGCATGAAAGAGCCATACCGAGGTAGTATACCTATTATCTCCGGGGAGCTTGGCGATGATTTTACTTATTATTTTGCGGTTTCTGAGCAAACTCCAGCTGCGGTTGGCCTAGGTGTACTGGTAGATACCGATGAGTCGGTAATTGTGGCTGGAGGGTTTATTGTTCAGCTTCTTCCTGGTCTGACTGATGCGGAGATCACAGAGATTGAAAAAGCTGTAGGGGCGATGCCTTCTGTAACAGCGCTTCTCGATCAGGGGCTGGAGCCAGAAGAAATGCTGCGCTACCTGTTGCCGGATGCAGTGGTTATGGATGAACTGGATATTAACTTTGCTTGTCAGTGTTCGCGTGAGCGGGTAGAGCAGACATTGGTTAGCTTAGGGCGGGATGAACTGGAGAGATTAATTGCAGAAGATGAACAGGCTGAAGTCGTATGCCATTTTTGCAATGAGGCTTATGTTTTCAATAAGGACGATTTACAGGTCATTTTAGAACAAGCGAATTCGTAGGGCATTGGGATGATGACGAGACAGGAACGCGCACTTCGCAATACGGTTATTATTCTAGCTGTTGCAACTTTAATGCTCGGGGGTCTATTATTCTGGAGTTTACGCGCCATGGCTCTTCTTAAAGGAGATACAACAGACAATGAATCACCGGATGTAGCGACTGCAGGCGGACAACCGATAACGGATCAGCAGTGGATGGATGAGCTCAAAAAAAAGCATGGAGAAGAAGTGTTAATCAGTATGCTTAACCATATTGTCGTGGACATGGAAGCTAAGGCTTTAGGAATTACCGTGACAGACGATGAGGTTAAGCAGGAACTGGCACGCACTATAGTTGGATACGAATCAGAAGCGCAATATTATGCTCAAATGCAATCTCAGCTGGGATTATCTCGTCAGGAAGTGTTCACAGAGACAGCTTATCGTCTGTCCTTACAAGCGATAGCCACGGTGGGCATTACAATCAGTGATGCCGATATAGATGCTTATTTAGAGCAAAATGCCGAGCGCTTCGTTCCAAAAAAGGAAATGCAGCTTTCTATGATCAAGGTTTCATCCTATGAGGAAGGTCAGCAGGTAATGGATCGCTTGGAACAGGGTGAGGATTTCGCTGATTTGGCTAGGGAAGTGTCTATTGATGAAGAGAGTCGGCAGCATGGAGGCAGTTTAGGCAAAGTAGAGGAAGACGACCCTTTTTGGCCAGAGGGAATGTTAAAGACTGCGGCTGGATTGGATGTGGGTGATATAGCCGGTCCGATCGAGACAGGGGAAGACTTCGCCATTATTCGCTTGGAGAGTATTCACTCTCCAGAAATGCCAGATCAGAAAGAAATTCGGGCGCTTGTACGTCAAGAGCTGGCTTTGGAGCAAGCCCCTCCCTTGCAGCAGGTGGAAAGCAATTTACGCAATAAATATGAGGTGTCAATAAATATTGACAACAGCCTGCAAGATTGATAATATGATATTAACGTAAACCCTACCGTTTTAGTCGGAAATAACTGACGGTGGTCAACAATTTAAACTCCACACACAGAAGCATAAAGTCACAATTTACGTTCTTATATCGCATTTATCATTCTAAGGAGGTTTTTGCTCATGGCTAAAGTCGTTAACAACGTAACAGAATTGATCGGAGGTACTCCGCTCGTTCGTTTGAATCGTCTGGCACAGGAAGGCTCCGCAGATATTTATTTGAAATTGGAATATCAGAACCCGGGATCAAGCGTAAAAGACCGGATTGCAATCAGCATCGTGGAAGAAGCTGAGCGTGAAGGTCTACTGAAACCAGGAGGTACGATTGTAGAAGCTACTAGTGGTAACACTGGTATCGGCCTGGCACTTGTAGCTGCTGCTAAAGGTTATAAGGCAGTTATCGTAATGCCGGAAACAATGAGCTTGGAGCGCCGTAATCTCCTTCGCGCATATGGAGCGGAATTGGTGCTGACCCCAGGATCGGAAGGTATGAATGGTGCGGTTAAGAAAGCAGACGAAATTCTGAAGGAGAACCCAAGCTATTTCCCATCCGAGCAATTCAAGAATAAAGCGAACGTGAAGATTCACCGTGAGACTACTGGACCTGAAATCATTGACGCTATTGAATCCATCGGCGGTCCTTTGGATGCTTTTATTGCAGGTATCGGAACAGGCGGAACGATCACTGGTGCGGGTGAAGTGCTGAAAAGCCAATATCCTGATATTAAGATTTATGCTGTGGAGCCTGCTGCTTCCCCAATCTTGGCTGGAGGCAAACCAGGCCCTCACAAAATCCAGGGTATCGGAGCTAACTTCATCCCTGAGATTCTGAACCAAGATATCTATGATGAAATCATCCACGTTGAGAATGATGAAGCTTTCGAAACTGCACGTCGTGTAGCTAAAGAAGAAGGCGTCTTGTCTGGTATTTCTTCAGGTGCTGCTGTATTTGCCGCACTTAAAGTAGCTAAAGATTTAGGCCCTGGCAAAAAAGTAGTAGTCATTATCCCAAGTAACGGCGAACGTTACCTGAGCACACCACTTTACAATTTCGAAGCGTAATTGTTTGCAATAACGTAAATCTATAAGAGTCTTCATACCACTTTTTTGGTGGTGATGGAGACTCTTTTCGTTGATTTAAAAGGAATTAGGTACTGTGCATATATGCCGGGGTAGACGTGGTGATTTTATTATTGTTGAAAAAAGCTCTGGTTTTTGCAGAAAACGCAAAAATCATAATAATTTCCTATCGCTGAGGGCTTTTCAATAATGCCTTAAGTACAGTATACTGACAGGCAATATACTACTGATGAATGGACAAAACTAAGCAAATGCTTACGAAGCAAGTTTTATTGCGAAGTGATGTCTACGAAGTAATGGCTTCATAAAACTAAGCATATGCTTACGAAGCGAGTTTTGTCTCGAAGATTAAACTGTAAGATGATGCTAGACAAAACTTTTAGGAGGATGGCTTTGGAAATCATAACAACCTGGAACGAGTGGGAACAATGGGCTGCTGAAGACTGGAGCATGTTTCCCTTGATTATAAAATCTCCCCGGTGCACAAACGAATTACCCGCGTCCTGGGAGAAAGCCTGGGAGTTAGCTTCCCAGTATTCTGTAGTTTTAGAAAGTGGTAAGGGTGGCCGTTATACGTACTTGGGCTTGAACCCTGTTTCGATATTGAAGGGCAAGGAGGATAATGCGGAAGTATTTAGCTTCCCTACTGAATCTTTGGAATTAGCATCAGTGGACGAGGAGAGGATACCTGAGGCAACAACACTACATGGACAACCGCTGGAGCTACTGCAGCAATGGATGTCGGATTTTACGTCACCTAAGCTAAAGGATGAAGATGTTCCTCCTTTTTCTGGTGGATGTATTGGTTTCCTTGGTTATGATGTGGTTCGTTCTTTGGAACGATTGCCGTCTCTTGCCCAAGATGATCCTGGTTTTCCTGATTATCTTTTTATGAGGTTTGACGAGATATGGATTTATGATCACGAAGAGCATGTGCTGTATTGTGCTGTTCACGTTCCAGTTCCAGCAGACTGTGGGATGGAAGAGCTGCAAAATCTTTATCTTGGCAGTATAGAACAGGCTGGACAAATGGTAGAGCAGTGGCAGCTGATATCTTCAGCTGCAGGATTGGATGATGAGGCTGTGGGCAGCATTGAGGCCCTTACAGTTTCATCAGGAGAGTGGCCGGGCATGGCTTCCGCTTTTTCGCCTGAGAAGTTTCAGCAGGCAGTGCTGGACGTTCAGGAATACATCCGCCAAGGTGATGTCTTCCAAGTGAACCTCTCGCTGCGCCAGGAGGCGCAGCTGAAGTCCCCGCCGGAGGATGTTTACGAGTGGCTGCGCAAGCTCAACCCGTCCCCGTACATGGGGCTCTTGCGGTCGCCCGGCTTCGCGCTGTCCAGCGCTTCACCGGAGCTGCTCGTCAAGCTGCACGGGGACAAAGTGAGCGCCCGGCCAATCGCTGGCACCCGGCGCCGGGGACTCACTCCCGCGGAGGATGCCGCCATGGAGGCGGAGCTTCGCGGGAGCGAAAAAGAGATCGCCGAGCATATCATGCTTGTCGATCTGGAACGCAACGACATCGGGCGTGTCGCTGCATACGGTTCCGTCAGCGTGCCGGAGCTGATGACGGTGGAGCGCTACTCTCATGTGATGCATCTCGTTTCGCAGGTAGAGGGCCAGATTGCGCCGGATAAAGACGCGTATGCGGTTATTGCAGCTTTATTCCCCGGGGGGACTATTACAGGGGCTCCCAAGGTAAGGACAATGGAGATTATTGAAGAATTGGAGCCGGTTCGACGTGGACCCTATACAGGATCGATGGGTTTTATTGACTATAACGGCAATATGGAATTAAATATTATTATAAGAACGCTGGCTGTAAAAGACGGGGTCGGATATATTCAGACAGGTGCCGGCATAGTGATCGATTCCGATCCCTACCGTGAATACCGTGAATGCCATAATAAAGCCAAAGCGGTAGTGAAGGCAGTACTCTGTAGTGAACTGCAGCAGGAATTGCCAGCTACCAGCGGAGCCGAAGGGGGAGTAGCACTGTGATCTTGGTCATCGATAATTATGATTCCTTTACGTATAACCTCGTACAGTATTTAGGTGAGCTTGGGGAAGAGGTTAAAGTGCACCGCAATGATGAAATTACCATCGAAGAGATTGAAAAGCTGGCACCTGACCATATTCTAATTTCACCAGGCCCATGTACGCCAAATGAAGCGGGAATTAGTCTGGAATTGTTGCATCATTTCAAGGGGATCATTCCGATCTTCGGCGTATGCCTTGGACATCAAGCGATTGGACAAGCATTTGGTGGCAATGTCATCCGTGCTGAGCGTTTGATGCATGGGAAGACATCGCCTATTTACCATAACGGGACCTCAGTTTTTGAAGGTCTGGAGTCTCCATTTACAGCTACCCGATATCATTCACTGATTGTAGAGCGGGAGAGTCTCCCAGATTGCTTGGAGATTACGGCTGAGACTGAAGAAGGGGAGATTATGGCATTGCGCCATAAAGAATACCCTATTGAAGGTGTGCAGTTCCACCCGGAATCTATTATTACGGATCATGGTCATACGATGCTGCGTAATTTCTTGAAACGGAGAGCCGGAGAAACGGCATGAAATATATAGGATTTAACAATGGTGTCATTGACGCCCGAGAAACCGTGGTTTCTACCTTGGATCACGGCTTTTTGTACGGCATTGGCTTGTTCGAAACCTTTAGGACCTATGGGGGAGTTCCCTTTTTGCTGGAGCGTCATTTGAAGCGTATGGCAGAGGGTTGCAAGGCACTGGGCATTCCATTTGAAGCAGAAGCGGCACATCTACTTGACTGGATTAAGCGCGTTATGGACAAAAATGAATTAAAAGAAGCTTATATACGCTATACCGTAACAGCCGGTGAGGATATTCTCGGATTACCTGCTGGTGATTATCAAAAGCCTAATCATTTGTTGTACATCAAAGCGCTGCCGAAAGTACCAGATAAACTCTATAGTGAAGGCAAAGAGCTGCAGCTGTTGTCCTTGCGGCGTAATACTCCTGAGGGAACAGTGCGATTCAAGTCGCTGCATTATATGAATAACATTCTGGCTAAGCGAGAGCTTAGAGGGTATACTTCTGCGGCAAATGGTGCTGAAGGACTAATGCTGACGGCAGAAGAATTTATTGCCGAGGGCATTGTCAGCAACATCTTTTTTGTAAAAAACAACAGGCTCTATACCCCAGATCTTACAACAGGGATACTTCCGGGAATTACCCGGGAAATGGTAATGGAGCTGGCTCTTAGTGCAGGCCTTAGTGTTGAAGAAGGAACATATCACTGGGAGCAGTTAAAAGCTGCTGATGAAGTGTTTCTTACCAATTCCGTACAAGAAATCGTTCCTGTTACTGGGGTGTGGCACGGAGATGCAAGATTTACTATAGGTACTGGCCAGTGTGGAACAATTACTGCTGGCTTGATTTCATTATATAGAGATAGGACGGCGATTTCGAAATGAGACCAGTCCTCTTTAAGCGGACATACCGTTGTGGAAATACAGACTTGGAGTTAGGAAATCGAACATTGATTATGGGCATCCTTAATGTGACCCCGGATTCTTTTTCGGATGGAGGACTTTGGGATCATCCGGACAAAGCAGTTGAGCATGCGCTGCGTATGGCTGCAGAGGGTGCTGATATTATTGATATCGGCGGTGAATCTACTCGTCCTGGTCATCAACCGGTGGGACTTGAAGAGGAGTTAGCCCGTGTATTGCCTGTGATTGAGAGTATTCATAAGGCGGCACCTCACCTTCCGTTATCTATCGATACCTATAAAGCTGAAGTAGCCCACCAAGCTATAGCTGCGGGTGCCCATATCATTAATGACATATGGGGTTGTAAGGCCGATCCGGAAATGGCGGCAGTGGCCGCTGCTGCTGACTGTCCTA
It contains:
- a CDS encoding type III pantothenate kinase; this translates as MMLAVDIGNTNIVLGVYRKRELLHHFRLSTARQSTVDEYGVMIHNLFHMSGISVKDVEGVIISSVVPPLVKTIEDMCIKYIGKDPLIVGPGIKTGLNLRYENPREIGADRIVNAVAAIEQYKCPLVVVDFGTATTFDCIDAGANYLGGAIVPGLGISTEALYQRASKLPRIELEKPKKVIGRNTVHAMQAGIIFGYAGQVEGIVKRIKVEMNAPELKVISTGGLASLIAGETDCIDEVNPMLTLEGLRIIYDRNQ
- the hslO gene encoding Hsp33 family molecular chaperone HslO; this translates as MEKKKDRLIRGTALNGKVRAFAVRTTELVEELRRRHDTYPTATAAMGRTVTAAAMMGAMLKGSEKLSIMVKGNGPIGQIVAESNALGEVRGYVHNPHIHLPSNSMGKLDVAGAVGTEGFIDVIKDLGMKEPYRGSIPIISGELGDDFTYYFAVSEQTPAAVGLGVLVDTDESVIVAGGFIVQLLPGLTDAEITEIEKAVGAMPSVTALLDQGLEPEEMLRYLLPDAVVMDELDINFACQCSRERVEQTLVSLGRDELERLIAEDEQAEVVCHFCNEAYVFNKDDLQVILEQANS
- a CDS encoding peptidylprolyl isomerase, which codes for MMTRQERALRNTVIILAVATLMLGGLLFWSLRAMALLKGDTTDNESPDVATAGGQPITDQQWMDELKKKHGEEVLISMLNHIVVDMEAKALGITVTDDEVKQELARTIVGYESEAQYYAQMQSQLGLSRQEVFTETAYRLSLQAIATVGITISDADIDAYLEQNAERFVPKKEMQLSMIKVSSYEEGQQVMDRLEQGEDFADLAREVSIDEESRQHGGSLGKVEEDDPFWPEGMLKTAAGLDVGDIAGPIETGEDFAIIRLESIHSPEMPDQKEIRALVRQELALEQAPPLQQVESNLRNKYEVSINIDNSLQD
- the cysK gene encoding cysteine synthase A → MAKVVNNVTELIGGTPLVRLNRLAQEGSADIYLKLEYQNPGSSVKDRIAISIVEEAEREGLLKPGGTIVEATSGNTGIGLALVAAAKGYKAVIVMPETMSLERRNLLRAYGAELVLTPGSEGMNGAVKKADEILKENPSYFPSEQFKNKANVKIHRETTGPEIIDAIESIGGPLDAFIAGIGTGGTITGAGEVLKSQYPDIKIYAVEPAASPILAGGKPGPHKIQGIGANFIPEILNQDIYDEIIHVENDEAFETARRVAKEEGVLSGISSGAAVFAALKVAKDLGPGKKVVVIIPSNGERYLSTPLYNFEA
- a CDS encoding anthranilate synthase component I family protein; protein product: MALEIITTWNEWEQWAAEDWSMFPLIIKSPRCTNELPASWEKAWELASQYSVVLESGKGGRYTYLGLNPVSILKGKEDNAEVFSFPTESLELASVDEERIPEATTLHGQPLELLQQWMSDFTSPKLKDEDVPPFSGGCIGFLGYDVVRSLERLPSLAQDDPGFPDYLFMRFDEIWIYDHEEHVLYCAVHVPVPADCGMEELQNLYLGSIEQAGQMVEQWQLISSAAGLDDEAVGSIEALTVSSGEWPGMASAFSPEKFQQAVLDVQEYIRQGDVFQVNLSLRQEAQLKSPPEDVYEWLRKLNPSPYMGLLRSPGFALSSASPELLVKLHGDKVSARPIAGTRRRGLTPAEDAAMEAELRGSEKEIAEHIMLVDLERNDIGRVAAYGSVSVPELMTVERYSHVMHLVSQVEGQIAPDKDAYAVIAALFPGGTITGAPKVRTMEIIEELEPVRRGPYTGSMGFIDYNGNMELNIIIRTLAVKDGVGYIQTGAGIVIDSDPYREYRECHNKAKAVVKAVLCSELQQELPATSGAEGGVAL
- the pabA gene encoding aminodeoxychorismate/anthranilate synthase component II; the encoded protein is MILVIDNYDSFTYNLVQYLGELGEEVKVHRNDEITIEEIEKLAPDHILISPGPCTPNEAGISLELLHHFKGIIPIFGVCLGHQAIGQAFGGNVIRAERLMHGKTSPIYHNGTSVFEGLESPFTATRYHSLIVERESLPDCLEITAETEEGEIMALRHKEYPIEGVQFHPESIITDHGHTMLRNFLKRRAGETA
- a CDS encoding aminotransferase class IV, producing the protein MKYIGFNNGVIDARETVVSTLDHGFLYGIGLFETFRTYGGVPFLLERHLKRMAEGCKALGIPFEAEAAHLLDWIKRVMDKNELKEAYIRYTVTAGEDILGLPAGDYQKPNHLLYIKALPKVPDKLYSEGKELQLLSLRRNTPEGTVRFKSLHYMNNILAKRELRGYTSAANGAEGLMLTAEEFIAEGIVSNIFFVKNNRLYTPDLTTGILPGITREMVMELALSAGLSVEEGTYHWEQLKAADEVFLTNSVQEIVPVTGVWHGDARFTIGTGQCGTITAGLISLYRDRTAISK
- the folP gene encoding dihydropteroate synthase translates to MRPVLFKRTYRCGNTDLELGNRTLIMGILNVTPDSFSDGGLWDHPDKAVEHALRMAAEGADIIDIGGESTRPGHQPVGLEEELARVLPVIESIHKAAPHLPLSIDTYKAEVAHQAIAAGAHIINDIWGCKADPEMAAVAAAADCPIILMHNRQDRNYTNLSADMSADLKESIDLAVAAGVKPANIILDPGIGFAKDYNENLQAMTLLDGLTELGYPLLLATSRKKFIRTVLDLPSDDVVEGTAATVAFGIAQGCQIVRVHDVSLIKRTVKMCDAMLYAAPPLVRE